Proteins from one Triticum aestivum cultivar Chinese Spring chromosome 7A, IWGSC CS RefSeq v2.1, whole genome shotgun sequence genomic window:
- the LOC123149319 gene encoding E3 ubiquitin-protein ligase UHRF2 isoform X2 — protein sequence MTLKSMKNTFLCQKEKSKSSVNFLDLSSSSSSPVVDGVCFVPTSEDDHHLYKRRRTDQKCHFVPTNANGNKSRSTNRNAIRSTTDGNARKSTTRSSATFEDISPQALIVPSDGEVSKSETNIVEYTKKYKDTAEASKRNSWKNSSVSLSTVDDRKSISISSRPSYIKHKVEDSRESDTESLMELTSREVCISLLERDIVLIEKSELSSTSTTLTHDDNESNTLFACKSCGSFEDPCRMLICDRCEEAFHLLCCHRRIKKIPDNDWYCLDCSRKKPKRQREMLPSTKGSAKHIQRPLQVLGSKGDMLMNAEPYETQVRIGRDFQAEVPEWSGPISGDDYFGEPAELDATEMTNLSLQLSLRREDKKTSIGNWIQCQEVLDTGAICGKWRRAPLFVVQSSDWDCSCSVLWDPIHADCAVPQELGTAEVLQQLKYINKLKLRLDSYKQKR from the exons ATGACTTTAAAATCTATGAAGAACACCTTTTTATGTCAGAAGGAGAAATCAAAGTCATCAGTAAATTTTTTGGATTTATCCTCAAGCTCTAGTTCGCCAGTTGTCGATGGTGTTTGTTTTGTTCCTACTTCAGAAGATGATCACCACCTGTATAAACGGAGGAGGACGGACCAGAAATGTCATTTTGTTCCGACAAATGCAAATGGAAATAAGAGTAGGAGTACAAACAGAAATGCGATCAGGAGTACAACAGATGGAAATGCGAGGAAAAGTACAACCAGAAGTTCTGCAACTTTTGAAGATATTTCGCCCCAGGCACTTATTGTTCCTTCAGATGGAGAAGTTTCAAAATCTGAAACAAACATTGTTGAATATACAAAAAAATATAAAGATACCGCAGAAGCTTCTAAGAGAAATTCTTGGAAAAACTCATCGGTGTCACTTTCTACCGTGGATGATAGGAAGTCAATATCCATATCAAGCAGGCCATCTTATATAAAGCACAAGGTAGAGGATTCCAGGGAGTCTGATACAGAATCACTTATGGAGTTAACATCAAGGGAGGTTTGCATATCCTTGCTCGAAAGGGATATAGTTCTCATCGAAAAATCAGAGCTCAGCAGCACATCAACTACATTAACCCATGATGATAATGAAAGCAACACTTTATTTGCATGCAAGAGTTGTGGGTCTTTTGAAGATCCATGCCGCATGTTAATATGTGATCGTTGTGAAGAAGCATTCCACTTGCTTTGCTGCCACCGTCGCATCAAGAAAATACCAGATAATGATTGGTATTGCCTGGATTGTTCAAGGAAGAAACCTAAGAGGCAGCGTGAGATGTTGCCGAGTACAAAAGGATCAGCCAAGCATATTCAAAGACCTCTCCAAGTTCTTGGCTCAAAAGGAGATATGTTGATGAATGCTGAACCATATGAAACTCAAGTAAGGATTGGTAGAGACTTCCAAGCagaagttccagaatggtccggtcCAATTTCTGG TGATGACTATTTTGGTGAACCTGCTGAACTTGATGCCACTGAAATGACAAATCTGAGT TTGCAGTTGTCACTAAGGCGCGAGGACAAGAAAACCAGCATTGGTAACTGGATTCAGTGCCAAGAAGTCTTGGACACAGGTGCTATTTGCGGCAAGTGGCGGAG GGCACCACTTTTTGTTGTTCAGTCGAGCGATTGGGATTGTTCATGTTCAGTTCTTTGGGATCCAATTCATGCTGATTGTGCTGTTCCGCAG GAATTGGGTACTGCTGAAGTGCTTCAGCAACTGAAGTACATAAATAAG CTGAAGCTACGTCTGGACAGTTATAAGCAGAAACGCTGA
- the LOC123149319 gene encoding E3 ubiquitin-protein ligase UHRF2 isoform X1 — MTLKSMKNTFLCQKEKSKSSVNFLDLSSSSSSPVVDGVCFVPTSEDDHHLYKRRRTDQKCHFVPTNANGNKSRSTNRNAIRSTTDGNARKSTTRSSATFEDISPQALIVPSDGEVSKSETNIVEYTKKYKDTAEASKRNSWKNSSVSLSTVDDRKSISISSRPSYIKHKVEDSRESDTESLMELTSREVCISLLERDIVLIEKSELSSTSTTLTHDDNESNTLFACKSCGSFEDPCRMLICDRCEEAFHLLCCHRRIKKIPDNDWYCLDCSRKKPKRQREMLPSTKGSAKHIQRPLQVLGSKGDMLMNAEPYETQVRIGRDFQAEVPEWSGPISGSDDYFGEPAELDATEMTNLSLQLSLRREDKKTSIGNWIQCQEVLDTGAICGKWRRAPLFVVQSSDWDCSCSVLWDPIHADCAVPQELGTAEVLQQLKYINKLKLRLDSYKQKR, encoded by the exons ATGACTTTAAAATCTATGAAGAACACCTTTTTATGTCAGAAGGAGAAATCAAAGTCATCAGTAAATTTTTTGGATTTATCCTCAAGCTCTAGTTCGCCAGTTGTCGATGGTGTTTGTTTTGTTCCTACTTCAGAAGATGATCACCACCTGTATAAACGGAGGAGGACGGACCAGAAATGTCATTTTGTTCCGACAAATGCAAATGGAAATAAGAGTAGGAGTACAAACAGAAATGCGATCAGGAGTACAACAGATGGAAATGCGAGGAAAAGTACAACCAGAAGTTCTGCAACTTTTGAAGATATTTCGCCCCAGGCACTTATTGTTCCTTCAGATGGAGAAGTTTCAAAATCTGAAACAAACATTGTTGAATATACAAAAAAATATAAAGATACCGCAGAAGCTTCTAAGAGAAATTCTTGGAAAAACTCATCGGTGTCACTTTCTACCGTGGATGATAGGAAGTCAATATCCATATCAAGCAGGCCATCTTATATAAAGCACAAGGTAGAGGATTCCAGGGAGTCTGATACAGAATCACTTATGGAGTTAACATCAAGGGAGGTTTGCATATCCTTGCTCGAAAGGGATATAGTTCTCATCGAAAAATCAGAGCTCAGCAGCACATCAACTACATTAACCCATGATGATAATGAAAGCAACACTTTATTTGCATGCAAGAGTTGTGGGTCTTTTGAAGATCCATGCCGCATGTTAATATGTGATCGTTGTGAAGAAGCATTCCACTTGCTTTGCTGCCACCGTCGCATCAAGAAAATACCAGATAATGATTGGTATTGCCTGGATTGTTCAAGGAAGAAACCTAAGAGGCAGCGTGAGATGTTGCCGAGTACAAAAGGATCAGCCAAGCATATTCAAAGACCTCTCCAAGTTCTTGGCTCAAAAGGAGATATGTTGATGAATGCTGAACCATATGAAACTCAAGTAAGGATTGGTAGAGACTTCCAAGCagaagttccagaatggtccggtcCAATTTCTGG CAGTGATGACTATTTTGGTGAACCTGCTGAACTTGATGCCACTGAAATGACAAATCTGAGT TTGCAGTTGTCACTAAGGCGCGAGGACAAGAAAACCAGCATTGGTAACTGGATTCAGTGCCAAGAAGTCTTGGACACAGGTGCTATTTGCGGCAAGTGGCGGAG GGCACCACTTTTTGTTGTTCAGTCGAGCGATTGGGATTGTTCATGTTCAGTTCTTTGGGATCCAATTCATGCTGATTGTGCTGTTCCGCAG GAATTGGGTACTGCTGAAGTGCTTCAGCAACTGAAGTACATAAATAAG CTGAAGCTACGTCTGGACAGTTATAAGCAGAAACGCTGA
- the LOC123149319 gene encoding E3 ubiquitin-protein ligase UHRF2 isoform X3, with the protein MTLKSMKNTFLCQKEKSKSSVNFLDLSSSSSSPVVDGVCFVPTSEDDHHLYKRRRTDQKCHFVPTNANGNKSRSTNRNAIRSTTDGNARKSTTRSSATFEDISPQALIVPSDGEVSKSETNIVEYTKKYKDTAEASKRNSWKNSSVSLSTVDDRKSISISSRPSYIKHKVEDSRESDTESLMELTSREVCISLLERDIVLIEKSELSSTSTTLTHDDNESNTLFACKSCGSFEDPCRMLICDRCEEAFHLLCCHRRIKKIPDNDWYCLDCSRKKPKRQREMLPSTKGSAKHIQRPLQVLGSKGDMLMNAEPYETQVRIGRDFQAEVPEWSGPISGSDDYFGEPAELDATEMTNLSLSLRREDKKTSIGNWIQCQEVLDTGAICGKWRRAPLFVVQSSDWDCSCSVLWDPIHADCAVPQELGTAEVLQQLKYINKLKLRLDSYKQKR; encoded by the exons ATGACTTTAAAATCTATGAAGAACACCTTTTTATGTCAGAAGGAGAAATCAAAGTCATCAGTAAATTTTTTGGATTTATCCTCAAGCTCTAGTTCGCCAGTTGTCGATGGTGTTTGTTTTGTTCCTACTTCAGAAGATGATCACCACCTGTATAAACGGAGGAGGACGGACCAGAAATGTCATTTTGTTCCGACAAATGCAAATGGAAATAAGAGTAGGAGTACAAACAGAAATGCGATCAGGAGTACAACAGATGGAAATGCGAGGAAAAGTACAACCAGAAGTTCTGCAACTTTTGAAGATATTTCGCCCCAGGCACTTATTGTTCCTTCAGATGGAGAAGTTTCAAAATCTGAAACAAACATTGTTGAATATACAAAAAAATATAAAGATACCGCAGAAGCTTCTAAGAGAAATTCTTGGAAAAACTCATCGGTGTCACTTTCTACCGTGGATGATAGGAAGTCAATATCCATATCAAGCAGGCCATCTTATATAAAGCACAAGGTAGAGGATTCCAGGGAGTCTGATACAGAATCACTTATGGAGTTAACATCAAGGGAGGTTTGCATATCCTTGCTCGAAAGGGATATAGTTCTCATCGAAAAATCAGAGCTCAGCAGCACATCAACTACATTAACCCATGATGATAATGAAAGCAACACTTTATTTGCATGCAAGAGTTGTGGGTCTTTTGAAGATCCATGCCGCATGTTAATATGTGATCGTTGTGAAGAAGCATTCCACTTGCTTTGCTGCCACCGTCGCATCAAGAAAATACCAGATAATGATTGGTATTGCCTGGATTGTTCAAGGAAGAAACCTAAGAGGCAGCGTGAGATGTTGCCGAGTACAAAAGGATCAGCCAAGCATATTCAAAGACCTCTCCAAGTTCTTGGCTCAAAAGGAGATATGTTGATGAATGCTGAACCATATGAAACTCAAGTAAGGATTGGTAGAGACTTCCAAGCagaagttccagaatggtccggtcCAATTTCTGG CAGTGATGACTATTTTGGTGAACCTGCTGAACTTGATGCCACTGAAATGACAAATCTGAGT TTGTCACTAAGGCGCGAGGACAAGAAAACCAGCATTGGTAACTGGATTCAGTGCCAAGAAGTCTTGGACACAGGTGCTATTTGCGGCAAGTGGCGGAG GGCACCACTTTTTGTTGTTCAGTCGAGCGATTGGGATTGTTCATGTTCAGTTCTTTGGGATCCAATTCATGCTGATTGTGCTGTTCCGCAG GAATTGGGTACTGCTGAAGTGCTTCAGCAACTGAAGTACATAAATAAG CTGAAGCTACGTCTGGACAGTTATAAGCAGAAACGCTGA
- the LOC123149319 gene encoding E3 ubiquitin-protein ligase UHRF2 isoform X4: MTLKSMKNTFLCQKEKSKSSVNFLDLSSSSSSPVVDGVCFVPTSEDDHHLYKRRRTDQKCHFVPTNANGNKSRSTNRNAIRSTTDGNARKSTTRSSATFEDISPQALIVPSDGEVSKSETNIVEYTKKYKDTAEASKRNSWKNSSVSLSTVDDRKSISISSRPSYIKHKVEDSRESDTESLMELTSREVCISLLERDIVLIEKSELSSTSTTLTHDDNESNTLFACKSCGSFEDPCRMLICDRCEEAFHLLCCHRRIKKIPDNDWYCLDCSRKKPKRQREMLPSTKGSAKHIQRPLQVLGSKGDMLMNAEPYETQVRIGRDFQAEVPEWSGPISGDDYFGEPAELDATEMTNLSLSLRREDKKTSIGNWIQCQEVLDTGAICGKWRRAPLFVVQSSDWDCSCSVLWDPIHADCAVPQELGTAEVLQQLKYINKLKLRLDSYKQKR; the protein is encoded by the exons ATGACTTTAAAATCTATGAAGAACACCTTTTTATGTCAGAAGGAGAAATCAAAGTCATCAGTAAATTTTTTGGATTTATCCTCAAGCTCTAGTTCGCCAGTTGTCGATGGTGTTTGTTTTGTTCCTACTTCAGAAGATGATCACCACCTGTATAAACGGAGGAGGACGGACCAGAAATGTCATTTTGTTCCGACAAATGCAAATGGAAATAAGAGTAGGAGTACAAACAGAAATGCGATCAGGAGTACAACAGATGGAAATGCGAGGAAAAGTACAACCAGAAGTTCTGCAACTTTTGAAGATATTTCGCCCCAGGCACTTATTGTTCCTTCAGATGGAGAAGTTTCAAAATCTGAAACAAACATTGTTGAATATACAAAAAAATATAAAGATACCGCAGAAGCTTCTAAGAGAAATTCTTGGAAAAACTCATCGGTGTCACTTTCTACCGTGGATGATAGGAAGTCAATATCCATATCAAGCAGGCCATCTTATATAAAGCACAAGGTAGAGGATTCCAGGGAGTCTGATACAGAATCACTTATGGAGTTAACATCAAGGGAGGTTTGCATATCCTTGCTCGAAAGGGATATAGTTCTCATCGAAAAATCAGAGCTCAGCAGCACATCAACTACATTAACCCATGATGATAATGAAAGCAACACTTTATTTGCATGCAAGAGTTGTGGGTCTTTTGAAGATCCATGCCGCATGTTAATATGTGATCGTTGTGAAGAAGCATTCCACTTGCTTTGCTGCCACCGTCGCATCAAGAAAATACCAGATAATGATTGGTATTGCCTGGATTGTTCAAGGAAGAAACCTAAGAGGCAGCGTGAGATGTTGCCGAGTACAAAAGGATCAGCCAAGCATATTCAAAGACCTCTCCAAGTTCTTGGCTCAAAAGGAGATATGTTGATGAATGCTGAACCATATGAAACTCAAGTAAGGATTGGTAGAGACTTCCAAGCagaagttccagaatggtccggtcCAATTTCTGG TGATGACTATTTTGGTGAACCTGCTGAACTTGATGCCACTGAAATGACAAATCTGAGT TTGTCACTAAGGCGCGAGGACAAGAAAACCAGCATTGGTAACTGGATTCAGTGCCAAGAAGTCTTGGACACAGGTGCTATTTGCGGCAAGTGGCGGAG GGCACCACTTTTTGTTGTTCAGTCGAGCGATTGGGATTGTTCATGTTCAGTTCTTTGGGATCCAATTCATGCTGATTGTGCTGTTCCGCAG GAATTGGGTACTGCTGAAGTGCTTCAGCAACTGAAGTACATAAATAAG CTGAAGCTACGTCTGGACAGTTATAAGCAGAAACGCTGA